AACTCCTGCATAAACTGAATAACTCTTAAATAAACCAACCGGAATTGCAAGGCTGTTAAAGATATGTAGTACTGCAACGGTTACAAAGGTTGCGATGTAGAACCAAATGGCTACATACAAATGGCGTTGTCTTCTCTTAAAAATAGTAGCGATGAGGTTCCACCCAAAAACAACCCATACCACAGCAATAGCAATATCAAAAGGCCATTCCAGTTCGGCGTATTCTTTAGAACTGGTGAAGCCCAGGGGAAGTGTAATGGCCGCTCCAACAATAATTAACTGCCAGCCCCAGAAGTTGATGTTGCTCAAAATGTCACTGTACATACGGGCTTTGAGCAGCCGCTGGGTAGAGTAGTATACTCCTGCAAAAATAGCATTCCCCACAAAAGCAAAGATCACTGCATTAGTGTGCAGCGGGCGAAGGCGCCCAAAACTTAACCAGGAAACTCCGTCGGTCAAATTAGGGAAAAGGAATAAAAAGGCCAAAAGAAGCCCGACTGTCATTCCTATGACTCCCCAAAAAAGGGTGGCGTAAAGGAACTTTTTTACGATTTTGTTGTCGTAGTAGAACTGTTGCAATTCCATTCTTTTAATTGTCTTGATTAATTTTACTCGATTTTGTTGATTTCTCTTTTACAAGCTCATCCTCAAAAAGAATACGCACCGACGGGGTATAGTCATCGTCAAACTGGCCGTTACGCACGGCAACAATAAAAACAACGAAAAACAATACCGCTACAATAATGCTTATTGTAAGGAGTAAATAGATGACGCTCATACCTATTTATATATCAGGCAAAACTACAGGCATTGTTATTTTTTAAATATGATTTCGGTCAGGTTTCGTTAGAAAAACATTTGTAAAAAATTCAGTCATATATGATTAGGCTCATATATAAGAGAGAACTTAATTCGGACATTTGTATCTGAAATTAATATTAAACACATCTGATCATGAAAAATTTCAAACATTCAAAAAAGAGACTTGCCTGCGTTTTCTTTCTTGCAGCCCTTGTAGCAGGGATATTTACCTCTTGCGATAAAGCAGTTGCTGCCAAAGAAAACCCCGAACTAATGAAAGTATATGGAGAGAGCGAAGCCGAAATGACTTCTCCTCCAATGGTACCAAGACCTGTTGGAAAAAGAGCTGCTACCAAACTCATCGTTAATATGGAAGTAGTAGAAAAAGAAATGGAGATGAGCGACGGGGTAAGTTATGTGTACTGGACCTTTGATGGTACAGTTCCCGGAAGTTTTATTCGTACCCGTGTTGGAGATGAAGTTGAATTCCACTTAAAAAACCACCCAGACAGTAAATTGCCACACAATATTGACCTGCACGCGGTAACAGGACCTGGTGGTGGTGCCGAATCTTCTTTTGTAGCTCCCGGCCACGAAGCTGTATTTACTTTTAAAACCATGAACCCTGGTCTGTATGTATACCACTGTGCCACAGCTCCTGTTGGGATGCACATCGCTAATGGTATGTACGGTCTTATTCTTGTTGAGCCAGAAGGTGGTCTTGAGCCGGTTGATAAAGAATATTATGTAATGCAGGGGGATTTCTATACTGAAGGTGAGAACGGCGAAAGAGGCCTGCAGGCTTTCAGTATGCAGAAAGCAGTTGATGAAGATGCAGATTATGTAGTGTTTAATGGTAAAGTTGGTGGCCTTACAGGAGACAACGCCTTAACTGCAAAAGTTGGTGAAACCGTACGTCTCTTTGTAGGTAACGGTGGCCCTAACCTGGTTTCTTCCTTCCACGTGATTGGAGAGATCTTTGACAAAGTATATCTTGAAGGTGGTGCCATGATCAACGAGAACGTGCAAACCACTTTGATCCCCGCCGGTGGTGCCGCCATCGTAGAATTTAAAGTTGAGGTGCCCGGGAACCTTGTATTGGTAGATCACTCCATCTTCAGAGCATTTAACAAAGGAGCCCTGGGGATACTTAAAGTTGAAGGCGAAGAAAATGAAAAAGTTTTTGGAGGTAAAATTGAAGAGAAAGTATACAATCCCGGAGTAACTGCTACCGAAGAAGCTACCGAAGAAGTAACTGAAGACGCACCTGTGGCCAGTACTTCTTTAGCCCAAAAAATGGAAAGGGGAAAACAAATCTACACCCAAAACTGTCTTGCCTGCCACCAGGCTACCGGTAACGGGATCCCCAATGCTTTTCCTCCACTTGCAAATTCCGATTATTTAAATGCCGATGTGCATCGTGCCATAGAAGTGGTGAAGTTTGGTCTTAGCGGTGAAATTGAGGTGAACGGGAATGTTTACAACAGCGCAATGCCAAAGCAAAACATTTCAGATGAGGATGTTGCAAATGTTCTCACTTATGTTTATAATAACTGGGGCAACAACAAAACTGAAGTGACTGCCGAAATGGTGAAGAAAGCGAAGTAATTAGCAGTTAACAAAAAATTTAAAGAAATGAAGACCTTAACCAGATTGGCAGTATGCATCGCGATAATGATCCAGGGCCAGGCCTATAGCCAGTCTGGTGCCATGGTCGAAGTCCGCGGGGGGGAATTCATTCCTCTCTACGGAACAAAAACCGAAGTTCCTGTAGGCAATTTTTTGATGGATGTCTATCCCGTGACCAATGCCGAATTCCTGGAGTTTGTAGAACAAAACCCGCGTTGGAGGAAGTCTCAGGTAAAACAACTGTTCGCCGATGAAAATTACCTGCGCAGCTGGAAAAATGACTTGAGCCTGGGTAGCGATAACCTGCCCAACTCGCCGGTGACAAATGTCTCCTGGTTCGCTGCGAAGAACTACTGTGAATGCCAGGACAAAAGGCTGCCTAGCATTGATGAATGGGAGTATGTGGCCATGGCAAACGAGACCAGCCCCGATGCCCGTTCCGAGAAATCCTATAACCAGTATATCTTAAGCTGGTATGAAACGCCCAATACCTTTAAAAATACCGTGGGCAATACCTTCAAGAATTATTGGGGAGTGTTCGATCTTCACGGCCTGGTTTGGGAATGGACTTCCGACTTTAATTCGGTGATGATTGGGGGTGAATCCCGGCAGGACAGCACAGGTGACAACAACCTCTTTTGCGGGGCCGCCGCAGTTGGCGCCACAGACCTTATGAACTACGCAGCTTTTATGCGCTATGCCTTCCGCGGAAGCGTAAAAGCAAGGTATTCGGTGAAAAACCTTGGCTTTAGATGCGTCAGGGATATTGAAAAATCAAATTTATAAGCATGAAAAAAGTAGCTTTTATATTGCTTTCCATAGTTCTTTTTACTGCATGTAACAATGTCAAAAAAGAGGAAGAAAAGGTTGAAGAAGTTGCAGCAAACACCACAGAGGTAAAAGGAGAGCTGCCCGAATTGTCTATCTACAACCTTCCATCCACCTGGACCACTCAAAACCACGAGGATATTCAGCTGGAAGATCTCCGCGGAAATGTGCTGGTCATGGTAATGATCTACACTTCCTGCAAGGCCGCCTGCCCACGACTCATCGCCGATATGCGCAATATCGAAAAACAGGTGCCCGAAGAGTATCTCGACAAGACAAAGTTCATCATGGTGAGTATTGATCCTGAAACCGATACGCCGCAAAGGCTCAACGCTTTTGCCAGGGAGAATGAAATGGAAGACAACCACTGGCTGTTCCTTCGCGGTACGCCCGAAGACACCCGTGAGTTTGCAACCGTACTGGCCGTAAGCTATAAAAAGATCTCGCCCATAGATTTCTCACACTCCAATATTATCAGCGTTTTTGACGAAGAAGGAGTGCTGGTTCACCAGCAGGAAGGCCTTGGGGTAGACAATACCGAAACCGTAGAAGCCATTAAAACTGAAGTTTCAAATTAAGTAAAGTAAGATCAGATAGCCGGGGCTGCCTGAGAAAAGAACTGTACCGTAAACCTGAATTTCA
This Salinimicrobium tongyeongense DNA region includes the following protein-coding sequences:
- a CDS encoding SCO family protein encodes the protein MKKVAFILLSIVLFTACNNVKKEEEKVEEVAANTTEVKGELPELSIYNLPSTWTTQNHEDIQLEDLRGNVLVMVMIYTSCKAACPRLIADMRNIEKQVPEEYLDKTKFIMVSIDPETDTPQRLNAFARENEMEDNHWLFLRGTPEDTREFATVLAVSYKKISPIDFSHSNIISVFDEEGVLVHQQEGLGVDNTETVEAIKTEVSN
- the ccoS gene encoding cbb3-type cytochrome oxidase assembly protein CcoS produces the protein MSVIYLLLTISIIVAVLFFVVFIVAVRNGQFDDDYTPSVRILFEDELVKEKSTKSSKINQDN
- the nirK gene encoding copper-containing nitrite reductase; this translates as MKNFKHSKKRLACVFFLAALVAGIFTSCDKAVAAKENPELMKVYGESEAEMTSPPMVPRPVGKRAATKLIVNMEVVEKEMEMSDGVSYVYWTFDGTVPGSFIRTRVGDEVEFHLKNHPDSKLPHNIDLHAVTGPGGGAESSFVAPGHEAVFTFKTMNPGLYVYHCATAPVGMHIANGMYGLILVEPEGGLEPVDKEYYVMQGDFYTEGENGERGLQAFSMQKAVDEDADYVVFNGKVGGLTGDNALTAKVGETVRLFVGNGGPNLVSSFHVIGEIFDKVYLEGGAMINENVQTTLIPAGGAAIVEFKVEVPGNLVLVDHSIFRAFNKGALGILKVEGEENEKVFGGKIEEKVYNPGVTATEEATEEVTEDAPVASTSLAQKMERGKQIYTQNCLACHQATGNGIPNAFPPLANSDYLNADVHRAIEVVKFGLSGEIEVNGNVYNSAMPKQNISDEDVANVLTYVYNNWGNNKTEVTAEMVKKAK
- a CDS encoding formylglycine-generating enzyme family protein, which gives rise to MKTLTRLAVCIAIMIQGQAYSQSGAMVEVRGGEFIPLYGTKTEVPVGNFLMDVYPVTNAEFLEFVEQNPRWRKSQVKQLFADENYLRSWKNDLSLGSDNLPNSPVTNVSWFAAKNYCECQDKRLPSIDEWEYVAMANETSPDARSEKSYNQYILSWYETPNTFKNTVGNTFKNYWGVFDLHGLVWEWTSDFNSVMIGGESRQDSTGDNNLFCGAAAVGATDLMNYAAFMRYAFRGSVKARYSVKNLGFRCVRDIEKSNL